A section of the Streptomyces sp. NBC_00178 genome encodes:
- a CDS encoding DUF6758 family protein, with product MRGEPSCPKCGGRVRAPGLFADAWQCSAHGQVQPMQPVVPPSVEALGVVVHRARVPVWMPWPLPVGWLFTGAAYAGDDRSGGRATAVACSGPGPLGGMGELLLVAEELGVGLGARYAGIEGPDPGSGLRVDTAPDAKVLAAGRPTALWHVKDAPSDRAVFVGEARGLWLWAIVWPEQSGLLMYDDLVLTDLRDAGAEVDLVPCGALTPRLLARP from the coding sequence ATGAGGGGCGAACCCAGTTGCCCGAAGTGCGGTGGCCGGGTCAGGGCGCCCGGTCTCTTCGCCGACGCCTGGCAGTGCTCCGCGCACGGCCAGGTGCAGCCGATGCAGCCGGTGGTCCCGCCCAGCGTCGAGGCGCTGGGAGTGGTGGTGCACCGGGCGCGCGTACCCGTGTGGATGCCCTGGCCGCTCCCCGTGGGCTGGCTGTTCACCGGCGCGGCGTACGCGGGCGACGACCGCAGCGGCGGCCGCGCCACCGCCGTCGCCTGCTCCGGTCCCGGACCGCTCGGCGGGATGGGGGAACTCCTGCTCGTCGCCGAGGAGCTGGGTGTCGGGCTGGGCGCGCGCTATGCCGGCATCGAGGGGCCCGACCCCGGTTCCGGTCTGCGCGTCGACACCGCGCCCGACGCCAAGGTGCTCGCCGCGGGCCGGCCCACGGCGCTCTGGCACGTCAAGGACGCCCCCTCCGACCGGGCGGTCTTCGTCGGCGAAGCCCGCGGCCTGTGGCTCTGGGCGATCGTCTGGCCGGAGCAGTCGGGGCTGCTGATGTACGACGACCTGGTGCTGACGGACCTCCGCGACGCCGGCGCGGAAGTGGACCTCGTGCCCTGCGGGGCCCTCACGCCCCGGCTGCTCGCCCGGCCCTGA
- a CDS encoding suppressor of fused domain protein — protein MGEILDLVEARLRTALGEPDARAEVTFLGTDRIEVLRFLDGDVVRYATLGMSDRPMADPTSPLADPVKGPRAELVLSVRAGIADTDQVLRPLAVLAASPVVEGLIVAPGASLDLGQPLWPGAPFTSVLVAEPGGLVEDLELDAPMDPVCFLPLLPMTHNEAAWKRVRGAQELQERWLSQGTDLRDPLRTSVALD, from the coding sequence ATGGGAGAAATTCTTGATCTGGTCGAGGCCCGGCTGCGTACGGCGCTCGGTGAGCCGGACGCGCGCGCCGAGGTGACGTTCCTCGGCACGGACCGCATCGAGGTGCTCCGCTTCCTCGACGGTGATGTGGTGCGCTACGCCACCCTGGGCATGTCCGACCGGCCGATGGCCGACCCGACCTCGCCCCTCGCGGACCCCGTGAAGGGCCCTCGCGCCGAACTCGTCCTGTCCGTACGGGCCGGGATCGCGGACACCGACCAGGTGCTGCGGCCGCTCGCCGTGCTCGCCGCCTCCCCGGTGGTCGAGGGGCTGATCGTGGCGCCGGGCGCGTCGCTCGACCTCGGGCAGCCGCTGTGGCCCGGCGCGCCGTTCACCTCCGTCCTGGTCGCCGAACCGGGCGGTCTGGTCGAGGACCTGGAACTGGACGCCCCCATGGACCCGGTGTGCTTCCTGCCGCTGCTGCCGATGACGCACAACGAGGCGGCCTGGAAGCGGGTCAGGGGCGCGCAGGAGCTCCAGGAGCGGTGGCTGTCGCAGGGAACCGACCTGCGGGACCCGCTGCGCACCTCCGTGGCCCTGGACTGA
- a CDS encoding alpha/beta fold hydrolase — protein MSRPPTFTPPPCARARVLRTERGDFAVLDAAPPAAAHSTALLLPGYTGSKEDFIALLEPLAAAGFRVLTVDGRGQYETEGPDDQDAYAQAELARDVLAQAAAAGPPPEGGIHLLGHSLGGQIARAAVLLDAAPFRSLTLMSSGPAEIDPTQQKKARLLGDALGRWSMAEVWQMMRALDPPEDADTGDGEDLRLRWMRHSPAQLIATGAQLSAEPDRVAELAALPLPVHVISGERDDVWPVPLIDDMARRLGARRTVIEGAEHSPNTARPLETAAALVSFWNSVGA, from the coding sequence ATGAGCCGGCCGCCCACCTTCACCCCGCCCCCCTGTGCCCGCGCCCGCGTCCTGCGCACCGAGCGCGGGGACTTCGCCGTGCTGGACGCCGCGCCGCCTGCCGCCGCGCACTCCACCGCACTCCTCCTGCCCGGGTACACCGGCAGCAAGGAGGACTTCATCGCGCTGCTGGAACCTCTCGCCGCGGCCGGCTTCCGGGTCCTGACGGTGGACGGCCGGGGGCAGTACGAGACCGAGGGCCCTGACGACCAGGATGCCTATGCCCAGGCCGAGTTGGCGCGCGATGTGCTGGCCCAGGCAGCCGCGGCAGGCCCGCCGCCGGAGGGCGGCATCCACCTGCTGGGACACTCGCTGGGCGGCCAGATCGCCCGCGCCGCCGTGCTGCTCGACGCGGCCCCCTTCCGCTCACTCACCCTGATGTCGTCCGGGCCCGCCGAGATCGACCCGACGCAGCAGAAGAAGGCCCGGCTGCTGGGCGACGCGCTCGGGCGGTGGAGCATGGCGGAGGTGTGGCAGATGATGCGCGCGCTGGACCCGCCGGAGGACGCGGACACCGGGGACGGCGAGGACCTGCGCCTGCGCTGGATGCGCCACAGTCCGGCGCAGCTGATCGCGACCGGCGCCCAGTTGTCGGCCGAACCGGACCGGGTGGCCGAACTCGCCGCGCTGCCGCTCCCCGTGCACGTGATCTCCGGTGAGCGCGACGACGTCTGGCCGGTCCCGCTGATCGACGACATGGCACGGCGGCTGGGCGCCCGGCGCACGGTGATCGAGGGGGCCGAGCACTCCCCGAACACCGCCCGCCCGCTGGAGACGGCCGCCGCGCTCGTCTCGTTCTGGAACAGCGTCGGGGCCTGA
- a CDS encoding magnesium transporter MgtE N-terminal domain-containing protein, with protein sequence MAAGAPRVFVSHLSGVPVFDPNGDQVGRVRDLVAMLRVGGKPPRLLGMVVEVVSRRRIFLPMTRVTGVESGQVITTGVVNMRRFEQRPTERLVLGEFLDRRVRLVETDEEVTVLDVAIQQLPARRDWEIDKFFVRKGRGGALRRKGETLTVEWSAVEGFSLEEHGQGAESLVATFERLRPTDVANAMHHLTPKRRAEVAAALDDDRLADVLEELPEDDQVEIIGKLEEDRAADVLEAMDPDDAADLLSELPEADKERLLALMRPDDAADVRRLLSYEERTAGGLMTTEPIILRPDATVADALARVRQQDLSPALAAQVYVCRSPDETPTGRYLGTVHFQRLLRDPPYTLVSSIVDSDLVPLAPDTPLPAVTSYLAAYNMVSVPVVDESGSLLGAVTVDDVLDHLLPEDWRETDFQGEEGIAGGA encoded by the coding sequence ATGGCGGCAGGCGCTCCCCGGGTTTTCGTCTCACATCTGTCCGGCGTACCGGTGTTCGACCCCAACGGCGACCAGGTGGGCCGCGTCCGCGATCTGGTGGCGATGCTCCGGGTCGGCGGCAAGCCGCCGCGCCTGCTGGGCATGGTCGTCGAGGTGGTGAGCCGCCGGCGGATCTTCCTGCCCATGACCCGGGTCACGGGTGTCGAGTCCGGCCAGGTCATCACCACCGGTGTCGTCAACATGAGGCGTTTCGAGCAGCGCCCGACCGAGCGACTGGTCCTGGGCGAGTTCCTCGACCGGCGGGTCCGCCTCGTGGAGACGGACGAGGAGGTGACCGTCCTCGACGTCGCCATCCAGCAGCTGCCCGCGCGCCGCGACTGGGAGATCGACAAGTTCTTCGTCCGCAAGGGACGCGGCGGAGCGCTGCGGCGCAAGGGCGAGACCCTGACCGTGGAGTGGTCGGCCGTCGAGGGCTTCTCCCTGGAGGAGCACGGGCAGGGCGCGGAGAGCCTGGTGGCGACCTTCGAGCGGCTGCGTCCCACCGATGTCGCCAACGCCATGCACCACTTGACGCCCAAGCGCCGGGCCGAGGTAGCCGCCGCCCTGGACGACGACCGGCTCGCCGACGTCCTGGAGGAGCTCCCCGAGGACGACCAGGTGGAGATCATCGGCAAGCTCGAGGAGGACCGCGCGGCGGACGTCCTGGAGGCGATGGACCCCGACGACGCGGCCGACCTGCTCTCGGAGCTGCCGGAGGCCGACAAGGAACGCCTGCTGGCCCTGATGCGCCCCGACGACGCGGCCGACGTACGGCGGCTGCTGTCCTACGAGGAGCGGACGGCGGGCGGGCTGATGACGACCGAGCCGATCATCCTGCGGCCCGACGCCACCGTCGCGGACGCGCTGGCCAGGGTCCGCCAGCAGGACCTCTCCCCCGCACTGGCCGCGCAGGTCTACGTCTGCCGGTCGCCCGACGAGACGCCCACCGGCAGGTACCTGGGCACCGTGCACTTCCAGCGGCTGCTGCGGGACCCCCCGTACACCCTGGTCAGCTCCATCGTGGACAGCGACCTCGTCCCGCTGGCGCCGGACACCCCGCTGCCCGCGGTGACCAGCTATCTGGCCGCGTACAACATGGTGTCGGTGCCCGTGGTCGACGAGAGCGGGTCGCTGCTCGGCGCGGTGACCGTCGACGACGTGCTCGACCACCTGCTCCCGGAGGACTGGCGCGAGACGGACTTCCAGGGCGAGGAGGGGATCGCGGGTGGCGCCTGA
- a CDS encoding PHP domain-containing protein — translation MRIDLHAHSTASDGTDTPAELVAAAAAAGLDVVALTDHDTVAGHAEAAAALPEGLTLVTGAELSCRVDGVGLHMLAYLFDPGEPELARERELVRDDRVPRARTMVGKLRELGVPVTWEQVARIAGDGSVGRPHIATALVELGVVDSVSDAFVPEWLADGGRAYAGKHELDPFDAVRLVKAAGGVTVLAHPLAVKRGAVVPEAAIARLAAAGLDGVEVDHMDHDEPTRARLRGLAAELGLLTTGSSDYHGTRKTVGLGAYTTDPEIYGEITRRATGAFPVPGAGGPRDA, via the coding sequence GTGCGCATCGACCTGCACGCCCACTCCACCGCGTCGGACGGTACGGACACCCCCGCCGAGCTGGTGGCCGCCGCGGCCGCGGCGGGCCTCGACGTCGTCGCGCTGACCGACCACGACACGGTGGCGGGCCACGCGGAGGCGGCCGCCGCCCTTCCCGAGGGGCTCACCCTCGTCACCGGCGCCGAGCTCTCCTGCCGCGTCGACGGTGTCGGGCTGCACATGCTGGCCTACCTCTTCGACCCCGGGGAGCCCGAACTGGCCCGCGAGCGCGAGCTCGTCCGGGACGACCGGGTGCCGCGTGCCCGGACCATGGTGGGCAAGCTCCGGGAGCTCGGCGTCCCCGTCACCTGGGAGCAGGTCGCGCGCATCGCGGGGGACGGCTCCGTCGGCCGGCCGCACATCGCGACCGCCCTCGTCGAACTCGGTGTCGTGGACTCGGTCTCCGACGCCTTCGTCCCCGAGTGGCTCGCCGACGGCGGCCGGGCCTACGCGGGCAAGCACGAACTCGATCCGTTCGACGCGGTCCGGCTGGTGAAGGCCGCGGGCGGCGTCACCGTCCTCGCCCACCCGCTGGCCGTCAAGCGCGGCGCCGTGGTGCCGGAGGCCGCCATCGCGCGGCTCGCCGCGGCGGGGCTCGACGGCGTCGAGGTGGACCACATGGATCACGACGAACCCACCCGGGCCCGGCTGCGCGGCCTCGCCGCCGAACTGGGCCTGCTGACCACCGGGTCGAGCGACTACCACGGCACCCGCAAGACGGTCGGGCTCGGCGCGTACACCACCGACCCCGAGATCTACGGCGAGATCACCCGGCGCGCGACGGGAGCCTTCCCGGTGCCGGGCGCCGGTGGACCCCGCGACGCCTGA
- a CDS encoding NYN domain-containing protein, with translation MNHADTGADEGPGIREHIDRTNQLLQRVLAEVSKTPSTHAIFVDAGYVYAAAGLLVTGTEDRRSFDLDAEGLIEAFIDKARTIFADSRLLRVYWYDGARRRIHTVEQQSIAELPDVKVRLGNLNANNQQKGVDSLIRTDLESLARHRAISDAALVGGDEDLVSAVEAAQGYGARVHLWGIEAGEGRNQAEPLLWEVDSQRTFDLDFCRPYVTRRPVTMYDDDSPAPARDDVRFVGAQIAAGWLASRGRDALADLLPGHPYLPGSVDQDLLVEAERMLQHSLRGHAHLRRALRDGFWQHLQAQF, from the coding sequence ATGAACCACGCGGACACGGGGGCGGACGAAGGTCCGGGCATCCGCGAACACATCGACCGGACCAACCAGCTGCTCCAGCGCGTGCTCGCCGAGGTGTCGAAGACCCCTTCCACCCACGCGATCTTCGTCGACGCGGGGTACGTCTACGCGGCGGCGGGCCTGCTCGTCACCGGTACCGAGGACCGCCGCTCCTTCGATCTGGACGCCGAAGGCCTGATCGAGGCCTTCATCGACAAGGCGCGCACGATCTTCGCGGACAGCCGGCTGCTGCGCGTCTACTGGTACGACGGGGCCCGGCGCAGGATCCACACCGTCGAGCAGCAGTCGATCGCCGAACTCCCCGACGTCAAGGTCAGGCTCGGGAACCTCAACGCCAACAACCAGCAGAAGGGCGTCGACTCACTCATCCGCACCGATCTGGAGTCGCTGGCACGGCACCGCGCCATCAGCGACGCGGCACTCGTCGGCGGGGACGAGGACCTCGTCTCGGCCGTGGAGGCCGCGCAAGGGTACGGAGCGCGCGTCCACCTCTGGGGCATCGAGGCGGGCGAGGGCCGCAACCAGGCCGAGCCGCTGCTCTGGGAGGTCGACAGCCAGCGCACCTTCGACCTCGACTTCTGCCGCCCCTACGTCACCCGGCGTCCCGTCACGATGTACGACGACGACAGCCCCGCGCCCGCACGGGACGACGTCCGCTTCGTCGGCGCGCAGATCGCGGCCGGCTGGCTCGCCTCCCGCGGCCGTGACGCCCTCGCCGACCTGCTGCCCGGGCACCCCTACCTGCCCGGTTCCGTCGACCAGGACCTGCTCGTCGAGGCCGAGCGCATGCTGCAGCACTCGCTGCGCGGCCACGCCCACCTGCGCCGGGCGCTGCGCGACGGATTCTGGCAGCACCTCCAGGCGCAGTTCTGA
- a CDS encoding MarC family protein: MFDIAVFGSLFLTLFVIMDPPGITPIFLALTAGRPAKAQRRMALQAVSVAFGVIAVFGLLGQQILDYLHVSVPALMIAGGLLLLLIALDLLTGKTDEPTQTKDVNVALVPLGMPLLAGPGAIVSVILAVQHADGPVGQISVWSAILAIHVVLWVVMRYSLLIIRVIKDGGVVLVTRLAGMMLSAIAVQQIINGVTQVIQNS; this comes from the coding sequence GTGTTCGACATCGCTGTCTTCGGATCCCTTTTCCTCACCCTTTTCGTGATCATGGATCCACCCGGAATCACCCCGATCTTCCTGGCCCTCACCGCGGGCCGTCCCGCCAAGGCACAACGCAGGATGGCCCTCCAGGCGGTCTCCGTCGCCTTCGGCGTGATCGCCGTCTTCGGCCTCCTGGGCCAGCAGATCCTGGACTACCTCCACGTCTCCGTACCGGCGCTCATGATCGCGGGCGGCCTCCTGCTGCTGCTCATCGCCCTGGACCTGCTCACCGGCAAGACGGACGAGCCGACGCAGACCAAGGACGTCAACGTGGCGCTCGTCCCGCTGGGCATGCCGCTGCTCGCCGGGCCCGGCGCGATCGTCTCGGTGATCCTCGCGGTGCAGCACGCGGACGGGCCGGTGGGCCAGATCTCGGTCTGGTCGGCGATCCTCGCCATCCACGTCGTGCTCTGGGTGGTCATGCGGTACTCGCTGCTGATCATCCGCGTCATCAAGGACGGAGGTGTGGTGCTGGTCACCCGCCTCGCCGGGATGATGCTCTCGGCCATCGCCGTCCAGCAGATCATCAACGGCGTCACCCAGGTCATCCAGAACTCCTGA
- a CDS encoding Mrp/NBP35 family ATP-binding protein: MATEDAVREALATVNDPEIHRPITELGMVKSVAIDPDGVVAVTVYLTVSGCPMRDTITQNVTDAVARVEGVSRVEVTLDVMSDEQRKDLASALRGGTAEREVPFAKPGSLTRVYAVASGKGGVGKSSVTVNLAAAMAADGLKVGVVDADIYGHSVPRMLGADGKPTQVENMIMPPSAHGVKVISIGMFTPGNSPVVWRGPMLHRALQQFLADVYWGDLDVLLLDLPPGTGDIAISVAQLVPNAEILVVTTPQQAAAEVAERAGSIAVQTHQKIVGVVENMSGMPCPHCDEMVDVFGSGGGQRVADGLTRTVGAEVPVLGSIPIDVRLREGGDEGKPVVLSDPDSPAGSALRSIASRLSGRQRGLSGMSLGLTPRNKF, translated from the coding sequence ATGGCTACGGAAGACGCGGTGCGCGAAGCACTGGCGACAGTGAACGACCCGGAGATCCACCGACCGATCACCGAACTCGGCATGGTGAAATCGGTCGCGATCGACCCTGACGGTGTGGTCGCTGTCACCGTGTACCTCACGGTCTCCGGCTGCCCGATGCGCGACACGATCACCCAGAACGTCACCGACGCGGTCGCCCGCGTCGAGGGCGTGTCGCGGGTGGAGGTCACCCTCGACGTGATGAGCGACGAACAGCGCAAGGACCTCGCCTCGGCGCTGCGCGGCGGCACGGCGGAGCGCGAGGTGCCCTTCGCGAAGCCCGGTTCGCTGACCCGGGTCTACGCGGTCGCCTCCGGCAAGGGCGGCGTCGGCAAGTCCTCGGTGACGGTGAACCTCGCCGCGGCGATGGCCGCCGACGGTCTCAAGGTCGGCGTCGTGGACGCCGACATCTACGGGCACAGCGTGCCGCGGATGCTCGGTGCGGACGGCAAGCCCACCCAGGTCGAGAACATGATCATGCCGCCGTCCGCGCACGGCGTGAAGGTCATCTCCATCGGGATGTTCACCCCGGGCAACTCTCCGGTGGTGTGGCGCGGCCCGATGCTGCACCGCGCGCTGCAGCAGTTCCTCGCGGACGTGTACTGGGGCGACCTGGACGTCCTGCTGCTCGACCTGCCGCCGGGCACCGGCGACATCGCGATCTCCGTGGCCCAACTGGTGCCCAACGCCGAGATCCTGGTCGTCACCACCCCGCAGCAGGCCGCCGCCGAGGTCGCCGAGCGGGCCGGCTCCATCGCCGTGCAGACCCATCAGAAGATCGTCGGTGTCGTCGAGAACATGTCGGGCATGCCGTGCCCGCACTGCGACGAGATGGTCGACGTCTTCGGTTCGGGCGGGGGCCAGAGGGTCGCCGACGGGCTGACCAGGACGGTCGGCGCCGAGGTGCCGGTCCTCGGGTCCATCCCGATCGACGTACGGCTGCGGGAGGGCGGCGACGAGGGCAAGCCGGTCGTCCTGTCCGACCCGGACTCCCCGGCGGGCTCGGCGCTGCGTTCCATCGCCAGCAGGCTGAGTGGCCGTCAGCGCGGCCTGTCGGGCATGTCGCTGGGTCTCACGCCGCGCAACAAGTTCTGA
- a CDS encoding MFS transporter produces MPGEDPLDERTTSVLRQPKAVWATAGASVVAFMGIGLVDPILPSIAKGLQATPSQVSLLFTSYFLITAVAMLVTGFVSSRIGGRRTLLAGLALVVVFAALSGTSSSVAGLVGFRAGWGLGNALFVSTALAVIVGAAAGGSAAAILLYESALGLGMACGPLVGALLGDASWRYPFFGTAALMAIGFVCITAFLGEQPKPARKTSLLDPVRALGHGGLASVAASAFFYNYAFFTILAFTPFVLDMSPYRSGGVFFAWGLLLAVFSVLVAPRLQRRFGSLKVLGASLVLLAADLVVLGYGDHTTAVVCTIVSGAFIGMNNTVYTELALGVSDAPRPVASAGYNFVRWFAAAAAPFLAPKIEEWSDIHVPFVVAALAALAGAAVVWVRRAALTHEARELEPRHAAEDGVTVFAD; encoded by the coding sequence ATGCCGGGAGAGGATCCGCTCGACGAGCGGACGACCAGCGTCCTGCGCCAGCCGAAGGCCGTATGGGCCACGGCCGGCGCCTCGGTGGTGGCCTTCATGGGGATCGGCCTGGTGGACCCGATCCTCCCGTCCATCGCGAAGGGACTCCAGGCCACACCCAGCCAGGTGTCCCTGCTGTTCACCTCCTACTTCCTGATCACCGCGGTCGCGATGCTCGTGACCGGTTTCGTCTCCAGCCGCATCGGGGGACGCAGGACCCTCCTCGCCGGCCTCGCCCTGGTCGTCGTGTTCGCCGCGCTCTCCGGCACCTCCTCGTCCGTCGCCGGACTGGTCGGCTTCCGTGCCGGGTGGGGGCTGGGCAACGCCTTGTTCGTCTCGACCGCGCTCGCCGTGATCGTCGGAGCGGCGGCCGGCGGCAGCGCCGCCGCGATCCTGCTGTACGAGTCGGCCCTCGGCCTCGGCATGGCGTGCGGGCCGCTGGTCGGCGCCCTGCTCGGCGACGCGAGCTGGCGCTACCCCTTCTTCGGCACCGCCGCCCTGATGGCGATCGGCTTCGTGTGCATCACCGCGTTCCTCGGGGAGCAGCCGAAGCCCGCCCGGAAGACGTCCCTGCTCGACCCGGTCAGGGCGCTCGGCCACGGCGGGCTGGCCTCCGTCGCCGCCTCGGCGTTCTTCTACAACTACGCGTTCTTCACGATCCTGGCCTTCACGCCGTTCGTACTCGACATGTCGCCGTACCGGTCGGGCGGGGTGTTCTTCGCCTGGGGACTGCTGCTCGCCGTGTTCTCGGTGCTCGTCGCCCCGCGCCTGCAGCGGCGCTTCGGCTCGCTGAAGGTCCTCGGCGCCTCACTCGTGCTGCTCGCGGCCGACCTGGTGGTCCTCGGGTACGGCGACCACACCACGGCCGTCGTCTGCACCATCGTCTCCGGCGCCTTCATCGGCATGAACAACACCGTCTACACCGAACTCGCCCTGGGCGTCTCGGACGCGCCGCGCCCGGTGGCGAGCGCCGGCTACAACTTCGTCCGGTGGTTCGCCGCCGCCGCGGCGCCCTTCCTCGCCCCGAAGATCGAGGAGTGGAGCGACATCCACGTCCCGTTCGTGGTCGCCGCGCTCGCCGCCCTCGCCGGAGCGGCCGTGGTGTGGGTACGGCGCGCGGCCCTGACCCACGAGGCGCGGGAGCTGGAGCCGCGGCACGCGGCCGAGGACGGCGTCACCGTCTTCGCGGACTGA
- a CDS encoding magnesium and cobalt transport protein CorA, translating to MSMIRDLRAAVRPSLRKSNTPYNSYDATRDPSASSAVVDCAVYRDGRRVTEASGLTPREAMLRVREDGGFAWIGLHEPTDEEFSGIAREFGLHPLAVEDAVHAHQRPKLERYDDTLFTVFKTIHYVEHAELTATSEVVETGEVMCFTGRDFVITVRHGGQGSLRALRHRLQEDPELLSKGPSSVLHSIADHVVDGYIAVAASVQDDIDEVEIDVFSTPAKGTARGADAGRIYQLKREVLEFKRAVSPLLRPMQLLSERPMRLIDPDIQKYFRDVADHLARVHEEVIGFDELLNSILQANLAQATVTQNEDMRKITSWAAIIAVPTMICGVYGMNFKHMPELQWTYGYPIVLALIGVVCFSIHRTLKRNGWL from the coding sequence ATGTCGATGATCCGTGACCTGCGCGCCGCCGTGCGCCCGTCCCTGCGCAAGAGCAACACCCCGTACAACAGTTACGACGCCACCCGTGACCCGTCCGCCTCCAGCGCGGTCGTCGACTGCGCGGTCTACCGCGACGGACGCCGGGTGACCGAGGCCTCCGGCCTGACGCCGCGTGAGGCCATGCTGCGGGTGAGGGAGGACGGCGGCTTCGCCTGGATCGGTCTGCACGAGCCGACGGACGAGGAGTTCTCCGGTATCGCACGGGAGTTCGGGCTCCACCCGCTCGCCGTGGAGGACGCCGTCCACGCCCATCAGCGGCCCAAGCTGGAGCGTTACGACGACACGCTGTTCACCGTCTTCAAGACGATCCACTACGTCGAGCACGCCGAACTGACCGCGACCAGCGAGGTCGTCGAGACGGGTGAGGTCATGTGCTTCACCGGGCGGGACTTCGTGATCACCGTCCGGCACGGCGGTCAGGGCTCGCTGCGCGCGCTGCGCCACCGCCTCCAGGAGGATCCGGAGCTGCTGTCCAAGGGCCCCTCGTCCGTGCTGCACTCCATCGCCGACCACGTCGTGGACGGCTACATCGCGGTGGCCGCCTCCGTGCAGGACGACATCGACGAGGTGGAGATCGACGTGTTCTCCACCCCGGCGAAGGGCACGGCACGCGGGGCGGACGCCGGGCGGATCTACCAGCTGAAGCGCGAGGTGCTGGAGTTCAAGCGTGCCGTGTCGCCGCTGCTGCGGCCGATGCAGCTGCTGAGCGAGCGGCCGATGCGGCTGATCGACCCGGACATCCAGAAGTACTTCCGGGACGTCGCGGACCACCTGGCCCGGGTGCACGAGGAGGTCATCGGCTTCGACGAACTGCTCAACTCGATCCTCCAGGCCAACCTGGCGCAGGCGACCGTCACGCAGAACGAGGACATGCGCAAGATCACGTCCTGGGCGGCCATCATCGCCGTACCGACGATGATCTGCGGCGTGTACGGCATGAACTTCAAGCACATGCCCGAACTGCAGTGGACGTACGGCTATCCGATCGTCCTCGCGCTGATCGGCGTCGTCTGTTTCTCGATCCACCGCACCCTCAAGCGCAACGGCTGGCTCTAA
- a CDS encoding DUF1003 domain-containing protein: MAPEERTRAQTGASGIVRPPRPRLDQPKAPRRRLLPEYDPEAFGRFSERIARFLGTGRFIVWMTLIIILWVVWNIFAPEGVRFDEYPFIFLTLMLSLQASYAAPLILLAQNRQDDRDRVTHEQDRKQNERSIADTEFLSREIAALRMGLGEVATRDWIRSELETMVKDMEERRLLSQGESDESDR; the protein is encoded by the coding sequence GTGGCGCCTGAGGAGCGTACGCGGGCGCAGACGGGCGCCTCGGGCATCGTGCGACCTCCGAGGCCCCGGCTCGACCAGCCGAAGGCCCCGCGGCGCCGGCTGCTGCCCGAGTACGACCCGGAGGCGTTCGGCCGGTTCTCGGAGCGCATCGCCCGCTTCCTGGGCACCGGGCGGTTCATCGTCTGGATGACGCTGATCATCATCCTGTGGGTGGTGTGGAACATCTTCGCACCCGAGGGCGTGCGCTTCGACGAGTACCCGTTCATCTTCCTCACGCTGATGCTGTCCCTCCAGGCCTCCTACGCCGCACCGCTGATCCTGCTCGCCCAGAACCGCCAGGACGACCGCGACCGGGTCACCCACGAGCAGGACCGCAAGCAGAACGAGCGGTCGATCGCGGACACCGAGTTCCTCAGCCGGGAGATCGCCGCGCTCCGCATGGGCCTCGGCGAGGTCGCGACGCGCGACTGGATCCGCTCGGAACTGGAGACCATGGTGAAGGACATGGAGGAGCGCCGCCTGCTGTCGCAGGGCGAGAGTGACGAAAGCGACCGCTGA